From Triticum urartu cultivar G1812 chromosome 2, Tu2.1, whole genome shotgun sequence, a single genomic window includes:
- the LOC125536762 gene encoding histone H2A.4, protein MAGRGKAIGAGAAKKATSRSSKAGLQFPVGRIARFLKAGKYAERVGAGAPVYLAAVLEYLAAEVLELAGNAARDNKKTRIVPRHIQLAVRNDEELTKLLGGATIASGGVMPNIHQHLLPKKASSSKASTVDDDDN, encoded by the exons ATGGCCGGTCGTGGGAAGGCAATCGGCGCCGGCGCGGCCAAGAAGGCGACGTCCCGTAGCTCCAAGGCTGGGCTGCAGTTCCCCGTGGGAAGGATCGCCAGGTTCCTCAAGGCCGGCAAGTACGCCGAGCGCGTCGGAGCCGGCGCCCCCGTCTACCTCGCCGCCGTCCTTGAGTACCTCGCCGCTGAG GTCCTGGAGCTGGCCGGAAACGCCGCCAGGGACAACAAGAAGACCCGTATCGTGCCGCGCCACATCCAGCTCGCCGTGCGCAATGACGAGGAGCTGACCAAGTTGCTCGGCGGCGCCACCATCGCCAGCGGCGGTGTGATGCCCAACATCCACCagcacctcctccccaagaaggcctcttcctccaaggcgtccacCGTCGATGACGACGACAACTGA